From Lytechinus variegatus isolate NC3 chromosome 16, Lvar_3.0, whole genome shotgun sequence, the proteins below share one genomic window:
- the LOC121430038 gene encoding peroxisomal N(1)-acetyl-spermine/spermidine oxidase-like — protein sequence MAGERRKVVIVGAGMAGLSAGVELCKSGCYDVTILEAMPTCGGSIQTLKGFGSRAIELGANWLHGTKGSPVYELAKKHDLLSYSDDSSSSSSDDSVSSPSYSSIFDESEAKWYNYSSVEENQFRTESGECIDTKLVVRAKKMYADALDKKLAECERPEVVIDQRKCVDEAVAQGFAEELKQHGVISDTKEYRQYWLMYEHCCRMECMDIGSNTLQDVQLRSYVNYEELEGDYYTTLGRKGYQGILEKLLEDIPADSIHYNTPVSRIQYAKCHDTNDVALDDEKDDAVVMVTCEDGRTFLCNHVIVTASIGFLKENVDTLFQPPLPEDKLDAIRIFPYGTVNKIFMKYKRPFWTSEDFGLQVLWESPNQDESEEEEKEKFYRMLTGFDVEDKNDDILLGWVYGRGADYMETLTDEETGQRCTAILRKFLNDPSIPEPEKVLCTRWKGNRFQRGSYGAFLPVEGSGKETEAFQRPVYSQQTRHGQKVPVLLFAGEACHKSYFSTTHGAMVSGMDQAKVLIKFSSTSD from the exons GTTCTCGTGCAATAGAACTTGGAGCCAATTGGCTTCATGGTACAAAGGGAAGCCCTGTGTATGAGCTAGCAAAGAAGCATGACCTTCTCAGT TATTCTGATGACagctcatcatcttcatcagatGACAGCGTGTCTTCCCCATCATACTCTTCCATTTTTGATGAAAGTGAAGCAAAGTGGTATAACTACAGCAGCGTGGAAGAAAATCAATTTAGGACAGAATCCGGAGAGTGCATTGACACCAAACTGGTTGTCAGAGCAAAGAAGATGTATGCCGATGCCCTGGACAAGAAGCTTGCTGAGTGCGAGCGACCGGAAGTAGTCATCGACCAAAGGAAATGTGTAGATGAAGCGGTAGCTCAGGGATTTGCAGAGGAGCTGAAGCAGCATGGTGTCATCAGCGACACGAAGGAGTACAGGCAGTACTGGCTGATGTATGAACACTGTTGTAGAATGGAGTGTATGGATATTGGATCAAACACACTTCAGGATGTTCAGCTCAGAAGCTATGTCAACTATGAGGAGCTGGAAGGGGACTACTACACCACCCTCGGCCGGAAAGGCTACCAAGGTATCTTGGAGAAACTTCTTGAGGACATCCCGGCAGACAGTATCCACTACAACACCCCTGTATCAAGGATACAGTACGCCAAGTGTCATGATACAAATGATGTTGCCCTGGATGATGAGAAGGATGATGCGGTTGTCATGGTAACTTGTGAAGATGGGAGAACTTTCCTCTGCAATCATGTGATAGTGACTGCTTCTATTGGGTTTCTCAAGGAGAATGTTGATACTCTCTTCCAGCCTCCCTTGCCTGAAGACAAGCTTGATGCAATCAGAATATTCCCCTATGGAACTGTCAACAAGATCTTCATGAA gTACAAGAGACCATTTTGGACCTCAGAAGACTTTGGCCTTCAGGTTCTGTGGGAGTCACCAAATCAGGATGAATctgaggaggaagagaaggagaaaTTCTACCGGATGCTGACCGGGTTTGATGTTGAAGATAAGAATGATGATATCCTCTTGGGATGGGTGTACGGACGTGGAGCGGATTACATGGAGACGTTGACTGATGAAGAAACTGGACAG CGTTGTACAGCAATATTGAGAAAGTTCTTGAATGACCCATCCATACCAGAGCCTGAAAAGGTTCTCTGCACCAGATGGAAAGGGAATCGGTTTCAGCGAGGGTCATATGGAGCCTTCCTACCGGTGGAGGGATCAGGCAAGGAGACTGAAGCATTCCAAAGACCTGTCTACAGCCAACAAACTAGACATGGACAGAAG GTGCCTGTTCTTCTCTTTGCTGGTGAAGCATGCCATAAATCCTACTTCTCTACGACCCATGGTGCTATGGTATCTGGGATGGACCAAGCAAAAGTTCTCATCAAGTTCTCTTCAACATCAGACTAA